The Pseudogulbenkiania sp. MAI-1 sequence ACCGGCGGCGAGAACAGTAAGCACGGCATCTGGCACGAGCAACTGCAGGACGCCCTGCAGGTGATCGGCGAGCACGGTCTCAAGCTGGTCGGCCTGCACATGCACATCGGCTCCGGCGTCGACTACGGCCACCTGCAGCAGGTGTGCGGCGCCATGGTCGACCTGGTGGCCGGCATGGGGCACGATCTCGAGGCGATCTCGGCCGGCGGCGGCCTGTCGATCCCGTACCGCGAGGGCGATGCGCGCATCGACACCGCCCACTACTTCGGGCTGTGGGACGCGGCGCGCAAACAGATCGAGGCCAAGCTGGGCCACCCGGTGCGCCTCGAGATCGAGCCGGGCCGCTTCCTGGTGGCCGAGTCCGGCGTGCTGCTGGCCGAGGTGCGAGCAGTCAAGGACATGGGCAGCCGCCACTTCGTGCTGGTCGACGCGGGCTTCAACGATCTGATGCGGCCGTCGATGTACGGCAGCTACCACGGCATCTCGCTGATCGCGCAGGGCCGGCCGCAGCCGGTGGCCGAGGCGTTGGTGCCGACCGTGGTGGCCGGGCCGCTGTGCGAATCGGGCGACGTGTTCACCCAGGAGGAGGGTGGTGTGGTGGTGACGCGCGATCTGCCGCCGTGCCAGGTGGGCGACTACCTGCTGTTCCACGACACCGGCGCCTACGGTGCGTCGATGTCGTCCAACTACAACAGCCGCCCGCTGCTGCCCGAGGTGTTGATCGACGGCGGCGCGGCCCGCCTGATCCGCCGCCGTCAGACCATGGTGGAACTGCTGGCGCTGGAAGCGGTGTAAAGAATATCGCGACAAAAAAAGCCGTGTTCCCAGAGGGGCACGGCTTTTTTGTCGCTTTCTTACTGCAACTCCTTCAGCAGCTCCTTCACCCGCACCACGCGCAGGCCCACGTCGTCGATGCCGACCTCGACGCGCAGCTTGTCCTGGCCGGCGAGCTTGTAATTCTTCTTGCTCTGGATCAGTGTAATGATCTTCATCGGGTCGATCGGCGGGTTCTTGACGAAGCTGAGCTGGATCGCCGCCTCGCTGGCGTCGAGCTTCTGCACCCCGAGCCGGCGTGCCGCCAGGCGCAGGCGGTGGCTGTCGACCAGGGTCTTGACGGTCTGCGGCGGCAGGCCGAAGCGATCGACCAGTTCCTCGTGGATGGCGTCGATCTCGGCCTCGGTCTCGCAGCTGGCGAGCCGCTTGTACAGCACCAGCCGCTCGTGCACGTCCGGGCAGTAGCCTTCGGGCAACAGTGCCGGGCTGTGCAGGTTGATCTCGGTGGTGACGCCGAGCGGCGCGTCGAGGTCCGGGGTCTTGCCTTTCTTCAGGTCGCGCACGGCCTGCTTGAGCATCTCGGTGAACAGCGCGAAGCCGACTTCCTGCATCTCGCCCGACTGGCCCTCGCCCAGCACCTCGCCGGCACCGCGGATTTCCAGGTCGTGCATCGCCAGGTAGAAGCCGGCGCCCAGTTCCTCGGACATCTGGATCGCTTCCAGCCGCTTCTGAGCATCGCGGGTCATGCCGTCCGGCGTCAGCAGGTAGGCGTAGGCCTGGTGGTGCGAGCGGCCGACGCGGCCCCGCAGCTGGTGCAGCTGGGCCAGGCCGAACTTGTCGGCGCGGTTGATCAGGATGGTGTTGGCGTTGGGGATGTCGATGCCGGTCTCGATGATGGTCGAGCACAACAGCAGGTTGAAGCGCTGCTGCAGGAAGTCGCGCATCACCTGTTCCAGCTCGCGCTCGCGCAGCTGGCCGTGCGCCACGCCAATGCGCGCCTCGGGTAGCAGCTCGGTGAGCTTCTCCTGCATATTGGCGATGGTGTCGACCTCGTTGTGCAGGAAGAACACCTGGCCGCCGCGCTTCAGTTCGCGCAGCACCGCCTCGCGGATCACGCCGTTGGCGAGCGGCGAGATGAAGGTCTTCACCGCCAGCCGGCGCGAGGGCGCGGTGGTGATGGCGGAGAAGTCGCGCAGGCCCTCCAGCGCCATCGACAGCGTGCGCGGGATCGGCGTCGCGGTCAGCGTCAGCACGTCGACGTTGGCGCGCAGGCGCTTGAGCTGTTCCTTCTGGCGCACGCCGAAGCGGTGTTCCTCGTCGATGATGACGAGGCCCAGGTTCTTGAACTGAATGTCCGGTTGCACCAGCTTGTGGGTGCCGATGACGATGTCGACGCTGCCGTCGGCCAGCCCCTGCAGCGCCGCCTTGCTCTCCTTGGCGCTCCTGAAGCGCGACAGCTCGGCGATCTTCACCGGCCAGTCGGCGAAGCGGTCGGAGAAGTTCTGGAAGTGCTGCTCGGCCAGCAGCGTGGTCGGCACCAGCACCGCCACCTGCTTGCCGCCCATGACCGCGACGAAGGCGGCCCGGAGGGCCACTTCGGTCTTGCCGAAGCCGACGTCGCCGCACACCAGGCGGTCCATCGGCTTGCCCGAGCACATGTCGGCGATCACCGCCTCGATGGCGCTGGCCTGGTCCGGTGTTTCCTCGAAGCCGAAGCCGGCAGCGAAGGCATCGTAGTCGTGGTGGGACAGCGTGAAAGCGTGGCCTTCGCGCGCGGCGCGCTGGGCGTACAGGTTCAGGAGTTCCGCGGCGGTGTCGCGCGCCTTTTCGGCGGCTTTCTTCTTGGCCTTGTCCCAGGCCGGGCTGCCCAGGCGGTGCAGGGTGAGCTGTTCGGTGGCGCCGCCGGCGTAGCGGGAGATCAGCTGCAACTGGCCCACCGGCACGTAGAGCTTGGCACCGTCGGCGTACTCCAGCTGCATCAGCTCGGTCTCGCCTTCGCCCAGGTCCATCGACACCAGGCCGAGGTAGCGGCCGATGCCGTGCTGTTCGTGCACCACCGGGTCGCCCACCTTGACCTCGGCCAAGTCGCGCAGCATGGCATCCGAGCCGGCGCGGGCGCGCGCCCGGCGCGTGTGGCTGCGCGCCACGTGCTGGTACAGCTCGCTCTCGGTGACGATGGCGAGCTGCGATTCGGCCACGGCGAAGCCGCTGAACAGCGGCGCCACGGTGAGCGCCAGCTTCATGCTGCCGCCGGCGAACTCGGCCCAGCTGTCGACCGGTACCGGCTTGATGCCGTTCTCCGTCAGGAACTGGTGCATGGTCTCGCGCCGCCCCAGGCTTTCGGCGGAGAGCAGCACGCGGCCGGGGTAGCTGGCGAGGTAGTCCGCCAGCTTCTGCAAGGGGTTGTCGGCCCGCCGCTCCACCGCCAGCGGCGGCAGGCCGGTCGGGGCCGGCTCGGCCGGGCACTCGAAGCGCGGGTAGGGCTTGAGCGCGGCCATCAGCTCGTCCGGGCGCAGCACGATCTCGCCGGGTGCCAGCACCGGCCGCTCGGTGTCGCCACGCGCCATCTGGTAGCGCTCCTGCACCTCGTGCCAGAACGTCTCGGCCGCAC is a genomic window containing:
- the lysA gene encoding diaminopimelate decarboxylase produces the protein MTTPSPELLDAIAREHGTPVWIYDAAVIRERIAQLRDFDVIRFAQKACSNTHILRLMREQGVVVDAVSLGEIERALAAGFSGRGEEPSGIVLTADLLDRATLARVVDEQIPVNAGSIDMLRQLGEVSPGHRVWLRINPGFGHGHSNKTNTGGENSKHGIWHEQLQDALQVIGEHGLKLVGLHMHIGSGVDYGHLQQVCGAMVDLVAGMGHDLEAISAGGGLSIPYREGDARIDTAHYFGLWDAARKQIEAKLGHPVRLEIEPGRFLVAESGVLLAEVRAVKDMGSRHFVLVDAGFNDLMRPSMYGSYHGISLIAQGRPQPVAEALVPTVVAGPLCESGDVFTQEEGGVVVTRDLPPCQVGDYLLFHDTGAYGASMSSNYNSRPLLPEVLIDGGAARLIRRRQTMVELLALEAV
- the mfd gene encoding transcription-repair coupling factor → MLTTPPPLPPAGQKTRLAPLPEGLDAALFAQLAGQGPIVLVLTADAQSAQRLKAEIPFFAPDCRVALLPDWETLPYDHFSPHADLVSERLATLWQIRQRECDVVIAPVSTAMTRLAPVGYLLGRTFFLQVKTRLDADKLRADLVTAGYAHVTQVMAPGEFSIRGGLIDLFPMGSALPYRIDLFDDEIDTLRTFDPDSQRTLYPVPEIRLLPAREYPTDEAGVTAFRQHYRERMEGDPSKSRIYRDVSAGMSPAGIEYFLPLFFDATSTLFDYLGEDALVVTHRDVGGAAETFWHEVQERYQMARGDTERPVLAPGEIVLRPDELMAALKPYPRFECPAEPAPTGLPPLAVERRADNPLQKLADYLASYPGRVLLSAESLGRRETMHQFLTENGIKPVPVDSWAEFAGGSMKLALTVAPLFSGFAVAESQLAIVTESELYQHVARSHTRRARARAGSDAMLRDLAEVKVGDPVVHEQHGIGRYLGLVSMDLGEGETELMQLEYADGAKLYVPVGQLQLISRYAGGATEQLTLHRLGSPAWDKAKKKAAEKARDTAAELLNLYAQRAAREGHAFTLSHHDYDAFAAGFGFEETPDQASAIEAVIADMCSGKPMDRLVCGDVGFGKTEVALRAAFVAVMGGKQVAVLVPTTLLAEQHFQNFSDRFADWPVKIAELSRFRSAKESKAALQGLADGSVDIVIGTHKLVQPDIQFKNLGLVIIDEEHRFGVRQKEQLKRLRANVDVLTLTATPIPRTLSMALEGLRDFSAITTAPSRRLAVKTFISPLANGVIREAVLRELKRGGQVFFLHNEVDTIANMQEKLTELLPEARIGVAHGQLRERELEQVMRDFLQQRFNLLLCSTIIETGIDIPNANTILINRADKFGLAQLHQLRGRVGRSHHQAYAYLLTPDGMTRDAQKRLEAIQMSEELGAGFYLAMHDLEIRGAGEVLGEGQSGEMQEVGFALFTEMLKQAVRDLKKGKTPDLDAPLGVTTEINLHSPALLPEGYCPDVHERLVLYKRLASCETEAEIDAIHEELVDRFGLPPQTVKTLVDSHRLRLAARRLGVQKLDASEAAIQLSFVKNPPIDPMKIITLIQSKKNYKLAGQDKLRVEVGIDDVGLRVVRVKELLKELQ